A part of Thermococcus sp. SY098 genomic DNA contains:
- a CDS encoding 50S ribosomal protein L11 has protein sequence MPKQVVEVLVEGGKATPGPPLGPAIGPLGLNVKLVVDKINEATKDFAGMQVPVKIIVDPATKQFEIEVGTPPVSQLIKKELGLEKGSSEPVRNIVGNLTMEQVIKIAKAKKHQMLAADLKAAAKEVIGTALSMGVTVEGKDPRVVQKEIDEGVYDEIFAKAEES, from the coding sequence ATGCCAAAGCAAGTTGTTGAGGTTTTAGTTGAGGGTGGTAAGGCCACTCCTGGTCCTCCCCTTGGCCCTGCTATTGGTCCACTTGGATTAAACGTTAAGCTCGTCGTTGACAAAATAAACGAAGCAACAAAAGACTTTGCGGGAATGCAGGTGCCAGTGAAAATTATCGTTGATCCAGCAACAAAGCAGTTTGAGATTGAAGTGGGCACACCACCAGTTAGCCAGCTTATCAAGAAGGAGCTTGGACTTGAAAAGGGTTCAAGCGAACCAGTGAGAAACATTGTTGGTAATCTGACAATGGAGCAGGTCATAAAGATAGCAAAGGCTAAGAAGCACCAAATGCTTGCTGCTGATCTTAAAGCAGCTGCAAAAGAGGTCATTGGAACAGCATTGAGCATGGGAGTTACAGTTGAGGGCAAAGACCCAAGGGTTGTGCAGAAAGAAATTGATGAAGGAGTTTACGACGAGATATTTGCAAAGGCTGAGGAGAGCTGA
- a CDS encoding 50S ribosomal protein L1, with protein MAFDRQKIVEAVKEAKARAKPRNFTQTVEVAVNLKDIDLRKPENRFKLEVVLPHGRGKDVKIAVIADGAVAEAAKKLGLDVISGEQLEEIAKSPREARKLAKKYDFFIAAAPLMPKIGRYLGRYLGPRNKMPVVVPPTLTNLEPIVNKLKKTVRIQLKNNPVVHAPVGTETMDDEKIAENIETVLNAIIGKLERGENQVKSVYVKTTMGPAVKVEVR; from the coding sequence ATGGCCTTTGACAGGCAAAAAATCGTGGAAGCGGTGAAGGAGGCTAAAGCCCGGGCTAAGCCGCGTAACTTCACACAGACCGTCGAAGTGGCAGTGAACCTTAAGGATATTGACCTCAGGAAGCCTGAGAATAGGTTCAAGCTTGAGGTTGTTCTGCCACATGGTAGAGGGAAGGATGTGAAGATCGCGGTCATCGCTGATGGTGCCGTTGCTGAAGCGGCTAAAAAGCTCGGGCTTGATGTTATTAGTGGTGAGCAACTTGAGGAAATAGCTAAGAGCCCAAGGGAAGCAAGAAAGTTAGCTAAGAAGTATGACTTCTTCATTGCCGCAGCACCGCTGATGCCGAAAATTGGTAGATATTTAGGTAGATACTTAGGTCCGAGAAACAAGATGCCAGTGGTTGTTCCACCGACACTGACAAACTTAGAGCCAATTGTCAACAAGCTCAAGAAGACGGTAAGAATACAGCTCAAGAACAATCCAGTCGTCCATGCTCCGGTGGGAACAGAGACCATGGATGATGAAAAGATTGCAGAGAATATAGAAACGGTTCTCAATGCGATCATTGGTAAGCTTGAGAGAGGAGAGAACCAAGTCAAGTCAGTGTACGTTAAGACAACAATGGGTCCAGCTGTAAAGGTGGAGGTGAGATAA
- a CDS encoding 50S ribosomal protein L10 → MAHVAEWKKKEVERLAEIIKSHPVVALVDVAGVPAYPLSKMREKLRGKALLRVSRNTLIELAIKKAAKELGKPELEKLVDYIQGGAAILATEMNPFKLYKLLEESKTPAPAKPGVPVPRDVVVPAGPTPLSPGPVVGEMQALGIPARIERGKVTIQKDTVVLKAGEIITPQLANILNKLGIEPLEVGLNLLAAYEDGIIYTPEVLAIDEEEYINMLQQAYMHAFNLSVNIAYPTAQTIEAIIQKAFLNAKSVAVEAGYITKETAGDIFGKAFRVALLIAQQLPEELLDEKTKELLNQQAQLAVAAQPQPEEEKVEEVEEEEEEEASEEEALAGLGALFG, encoded by the coding sequence ATGGCTCACGTCGCTGAATGGAAGAAGAAAGAAGTAGAAAGACTCGCCGAGATTATCAAAAGCCACCCAGTAGTAGCGTTGGTAGATGTCGCTGGAGTACCAGCTTATCCCCTCTCAAAAATGAGAGAGAAGCTCAGAGGAAAAGCATTGCTCAGAGTCTCAAGGAACACACTCATCGAACTTGCAATCAAGAAGGCAGCAAAAGAGCTCGGAAAGCCAGAGCTGGAAAAGTTAGTTGACTATATTCAAGGCGGAGCTGCAATCCTTGCAACTGAAATGAACCCATTCAAGCTCTACAAGCTCCTCGAAGAAAGCAAAACACCCGCACCTGCCAAGCCCGGCGTTCCAGTTCCGAGAGATGTTGTTGTTCCAGCTGGTCCAACTCCACTGTCACCGGGTCCAGTTGTCGGTGAGATGCAGGCTTTAGGAATTCCAGCCAGGATTGAGAGAGGTAAGGTTACAATCCAAAAGGACACAGTTGTTTTAAAGGCTGGGGAGATTATCACCCCACAGCTTGCAAACATCCTTAACAAGCTCGGCATTGAGCCCCTTGAAGTCGGACTTAACCTGTTGGCAGCTTATGAGGATGGGATCATTTACACACCAGAAGTCCTTGCAATTGATGAGGAAGAGTACATAAACATGCTCCAACAGGCTTACATGCATGCATTCAACTTGTCAGTCAACATAGCATATCCAACAGCCCAGACAATCGAAGCGATAATACAAAAAGCATTCCTCAATGCAAAGAGCGTTGCTGTAGAGGCTGGATACATCACAAAAGAGACTGCTGGAGACATATTTGGCAAGGCATTCAGGGTTGCCCTGCTCATAGCACAGCAGTTGCCAGAGGAGTTGCTTGATGAGAAGACCAAAGAGCTTTTAAACCAACAAGCTCAATTAGCAGTTGCCGCTCAACCTCAGCCAGAAGAGGAGAAAGTTGAAGAGGTTGAGGAGGAAGAAGAGGAGGAAGCATCTGAGGAAGAAGCCCTCGCTGGATTGGGGGCATTGTTTGGTTGA
- the rpl12p gene encoding 50S ribosomal protein P1: MEYVYAALLLHAAGKEITEENLKAVLEAAGVTPDEARIKALVAALEGVNIDEVIEKAAMPVAVAAAPAAAPAPAEEAPAQEEEEEEEEEASEEEALAGLGALFG; the protein is encoded by the coding sequence ATGGAGTATGTATACGCTGCTTTATTGTTACACGCCGCTGGAAAGGAGATAACTGAGGAGAACCTTAAGGCTGTATTGGAGGCTGCTGGAGTTACTCCAGACGAAGCAAGGATTAAGGCATTGGTTGCTGCACTTGAGGGAGTTAACATCGATGAAGTCATTGAGAAGGCTGCAATGCCAGTTGCAGTTGCTGCTGCTCCAGCTGCTGCTCCAGCCCCAGCTGAGGAAGCTCCAGCTCAGGAAGAAGAGGAAGAGGAGGAAGAAGAGGCAAGCGAAGAAGAGGCTCTCGCTGGACTTGGAGCCCTCTTCGGCTGA